One genomic segment of Sphaerodactylus townsendi isolate TG3544 linkage group LG07, MPM_Stown_v2.3, whole genome shotgun sequence includes these proteins:
- the DIRAS2 gene encoding GTP-binding protein Di-Ras2 has protein sequence MPEQSNDYRVVVFGAGGVGKSSLVLRFVKGTFRDSYIPTIEDTYRQVISCDKSICTLQITDTTGSHQFPAMQRLSISKGHAFILVYSVTSRQSLEELKPIYEQICQIKGDIDSIPIMLVGNKNDEDHNREVQTSAGEAMAKKWKCAFMETSAKTNHNVKELFQELLNLEKRRTVSLQIDSKKSKQQKRKEKLKGKCVVM, from the coding sequence ATGCCTGAACAAAGCAATGATTACCGAGTGGTGGTGTTCGGAGCAGGAGGAGTTGGCAAAAGTTCACTGGTCCTGCGGTTTGTAAAAGGTACTTTCAGAGACAGTTATATCCCTACAATTGAAGATACCTACAGGCAGGTGATCAGCTGCGATAAAAGCATATGCACTTTGCAGATTACCGACACGACAGGGAGTCATCAATTTCCTGCCATGCAGCGTTTGTCTATTTCCAAAGGACATGCTTTCATTTTGGTCTACTCTGTCACCAGCAGGCAGTCCTTGGAGGAACTCAAACCTATCTATGAACAGATTTGTCAGATTAAAGGGGATATAGACAGCATTCCAATCATGCTGGTGGGGAACAAGAATGATGAGGACCACAATCGAGAGGTCCAGACTAGTGCTGGAGAAGCTATGGCCAAAAAATGGAAGTGTGCCTTTATGGAAACTTCTGCCAAGACAAACCACAATGTGAAAGAGTTGTTCCAAGAGCTGCTGAACTTGGAAAAACGCAGGACTGTGAGTTTACagattgacagcaaaaaaagcaagcagcagaagaggaaagagaagctGAAAGGCAAGTGTGTTGTCATGTGA